In Gemmatimonadaceae bacterium, a genomic segment contains:
- a CDS encoding c-type cytochrome, with protein MRKPVGRRSVTLAIGGIIAVAASCTLQDSSKGADSANVVTGATGSRARGWNPETWRPPVVDSTPDDPFEVSVFRGLSIITHVHDSLPAYTNSNLNCTSCHLDEGRRGNAAPLVGVFARFPKYMDRSNAVVPIEDRINYCFTRSLAGSKLPADSREMQDIVAYLAYISRGVPNGEHVKDEGMAKMPPMTGDSARGRTVFVDNCARCHGNNGGGMGPIPALWGPRSFSIGASMARVERAASFIRHNMPWDRPGTLTDAQAYDVAAYITSLPRPDSPGKETDWPQGGAPADVPYGTKGHKAFHPPKLIPRTTNPSAAIVAAPASVLRR; from the coding sequence TTGCGTAAGCCTGTCGGACGTCGCAGCGTCACCCTCGCGATCGGCGGCATCATCGCGGTCGCCGCATCCTGCACATTGCAGGATTCTTCCAAAGGCGCCGACTCGGCGAACGTGGTCACGGGCGCGACCGGCTCGCGCGCGCGCGGATGGAATCCGGAAACGTGGCGTCCGCCGGTCGTCGACAGTACGCCGGACGATCCATTCGAGGTGTCGGTGTTTCGTGGGTTGTCGATCATCACGCACGTGCACGACAGCCTGCCCGCGTACACGAACAGCAATCTCAATTGCACGAGCTGTCATCTCGACGAAGGACGGCGCGGCAACGCCGCGCCGCTCGTCGGCGTGTTCGCGCGCTTTCCGAAGTACATGGATCGCAGCAATGCCGTCGTGCCGATCGAGGACCGTATCAACTATTGCTTCACGCGGAGCCTCGCCGGCTCCAAGCTGCCCGCCGACAGCCGCGAGATGCAGGACATCGTCGCCTATCTGGCGTACATCTCGCGCGGCGTGCCGAACGGCGAGCACGTGAAGGATGAAGGCATGGCGAAGATGCCGCCGATGACGGGCGACTCGGCGCGCGGCCGCACGGTGTTCGTGGACAACTGCGCGCGATGTCACGGCAACAACGGCGGCGGCATGGGACCGATACCCGCGCTGTGGGGTCCGCGGTCGTTCAGCATCGGCGCGTCGATGGCGCGCGTCGAGCGCGCCGCGTCGTTCATTCGCCACAACATGCCGTGGGATCGGCCCGGCACGCTCACCGACGCGCAGGCGTACGACGTGGCGGCGTACATCACGTCGCTGCCGCGGCCCGACTCACCCGGCAAGGAAACGGATTGGCCGCAGGGCGGCGCACCCGCGGATGTCCCGTACGGCACGAAGGGCCACAAGGCGTTCCATCCACCGAAGTTGATTCCGCGCACCACGAACCCGTCGGCGGCGATCGTCGCCGCGCCGGCGTCGGTACTTCGCAGGTAA
- the soxC gene encoding sulfite dehydrogenase, whose amino-acid sequence MSDPSISRRALLAGAATAAGGVLLTNLPLDAQQQAAHIAQQPAGPTQSPPDPTKAPGTPTTAVGERSPFVQPQRAPVGEITGTTLTPLQDLAGTITPSDLHFARIHAGIPTIDPAKHTLLIHGLVDRPLELTMADLKRFPSVTRVHFVECSGNGRAAYRSPKPNMTPQQVDGMFSNSEWTGVPVATLFREVGIKREAKWFLAEGGDASLLARSIPVSKGRDDAMIAWAQNGEPLRPEQGFPIRLLLPGYEGNTNVKWLRRIKLGTEPFMTRWETSKYTDPLPGDKVRQFSFEMDAKSIITSPAYPEKLTGPGWWRISGLAWTGRGKIAHVDVSTDGGRTWSNAELLTPLTNKSAVRFEYMWQWDGHETLLMSRAVDDQGYVQPTMSQLVKVRGPGTDYHFNPIRAWRVASDGTVTFEANT is encoded by the coding sequence ATGAGCGATCCATCAATCAGTCGCCGCGCGCTGTTGGCCGGCGCGGCAACAGCGGCCGGTGGCGTGCTGCTGACCAACCTGCCGCTCGATGCCCAGCAACAAGCGGCTCACATTGCGCAGCAGCCGGCGGGGCCGACCCAGTCGCCGCCCGACCCGACCAAGGCACCCGGGACTCCGACCACTGCCGTCGGCGAGCGCTCGCCATTCGTGCAGCCGCAGCGCGCACCGGTCGGCGAGATCACGGGCACCACGCTCACGCCATTGCAGGATCTCGCCGGCACGATCACGCCGTCCGATCTGCACTTCGCGCGCATTCACGCCGGCATTCCCACGATCGACCCGGCGAAGCACACGCTGCTCATTCACGGACTGGTCGATCGTCCGCTCGAGCTGACCATGGCGGATCTCAAGCGCTTTCCATCCGTCACCCGCGTGCACTTCGTCGAGTGCTCGGGCAATGGGCGCGCCGCGTACCGCAGCCCCAAGCCCAACATGACGCCGCAGCAAGTCGACGGCATGTTCAGCAACAGCGAATGGACCGGCGTTCCGGTCGCGACGTTGTTTCGCGAGGTCGGCATCAAGCGTGAAGCCAAGTGGTTCCTCGCCGAGGGCGGCGATGCGTCCCTCCTCGCCCGGAGCATTCCGGTGAGCAAGGGTCGCGACGACGCGATGATCGCCTGGGCACAGAACGGCGAGCCGCTGCGACCCGAGCAGGGCTTCCCCATTCGCCTGCTGCTGCCGGGCTACGAAGGCAACACCAACGTGAAATGGCTGCGTCGCATCAAGCTCGGCACCGAGCCGTTCATGACGCGCTGGGAGACGTCGAAGTACACCGATCCGCTGCCGGGCGACAAGGTGCGCCAGTTCAGCTTCGAGATGGACGCGAAGTCGATCATCACATCGCCCGCCTATCCTGAAAAGCTGACGGGCCCGGGATGGTGGCGCATTTCCGGTCTCGCCTGGACGGGTCGGGGAAAGATCGCGCACGTCGACGTGAGCACCGACGGCGGAAGGACGTGGAGCAACGCCGAGCTGCTCACGCCGCTCACGAACAAGTCGGCGGTGCGCTTCGAGTACATGTGGCAGTGGGACGGTCATGAGACTTTACTCATGAGCCGGGCGGTGGACGATCAGGGCTATGTGCAGCCGACGATGTCGCAGCTCGTGAAGGTGCGCGGACCGGGCACCGACTACCACTTCAATCCCATCCGTGCCTGGCGCGTGGCGTCCGACGGCACCGTGACCTTCGAGGCGAACACGTGA
- a CDS encoding cytochrome c, which translates to MRRILLLLLALAPLSATACKFDTRDDYLGDKDPRHFSLGHTPSAETIAAENIDVSPNGDGLPAGSGTAAQGAGVFAANCASCHGANGEGKGAAYPQLVGGPKGTFNFASDYKIPRTIGNYWPYATTLYGYIRRAMPLTAPGSLSADQTYAVVAFLLNREGLIPDSATMNAGTLPAVAMPARSHFVVDDRRGSIGGDRVR; encoded by the coding sequence GTGAGACGCATTCTTCTGCTGCTGCTCGCGCTGGCCCCCCTGAGCGCGACGGCCTGCAAGTTCGACACGCGCGACGACTACCTGGGCGACAAGGATCCGCGCCACTTCTCGCTCGGCCACACGCCGTCCGCCGAAACGATCGCGGCGGAGAACATCGACGTGTCGCCGAACGGCGACGGGTTGCCGGCCGGGAGCGGAACGGCGGCGCAGGGCGCGGGTGTGTTCGCGGCCAACTGCGCGTCGTGTCACGGCGCGAACGGCGAGGGCAAGGGCGCGGCGTACCCGCAGTTGGTCGGCGGGCCCAAGGGTACGTTCAACTTCGCGAGCGATTACAAGATCCCGCGCACGATCGGCAACTACTGGCCGTACGCGACGACCTTGTACGGCTATATCCGCCGCGCGATGCCGCTCACGGCGCCCGGATCGCTGAGCGCGGATCAGACGTACGCGGTGGTGGCGTTCCTGTTGAATCGCGAGGGGCTGATTCCGGACAGCGCGACGATGAATGCCGGGACGTTGCCGGCGGTCGCGATGCCGGCGCGGTCGCATTTCGTGGTCGACGACCGTCGTGGGTCGATCGGCGGGGACCGCGTGCGTTAG
- a CDS encoding alpha/beta fold hydrolase translates to MKKLIISALLLGVAAAPMLAQDTANGRGRGAAAGRRGGGGRPWMGPMDSTRARELYVSRDPGDLRGCSPQQCERDIERKRVNDSIYTAHAPGNYEFQKIKYKSRPDGLEIPAYLYSPINKGSAKHPVLVWVHQGLHADWDLDVFPWVIEAVKQGYVVLAPDYRGSTGYGDEWMRKIDYGGKEVDDVLSSVDYLATLPYVDMKRLGIIGFSHGGFITAHILFRADNPFKAGAAMVPVTNLIFRLSDHGPGYARDYAAEEGIHGMPWESGCGEQHDRSCIDVYMERSPVFHVENLKVPILVHVATNDCDVFFRENQQMVYTLRALKPELAETKIYVNPPPGRSGCGHTFSRRVNPETLARDDSPEQIDSWNRVWGFFRRNLK, encoded by the coding sequence ATGAAAAAACTGATCATCTCGGCGCTGCTGCTCGGTGTGGCGGCGGCGCCGATGCTGGCGCAGGACACGGCCAATGGGCGCGGACGCGGCGCGGCGGCGGGGCGACGCGGCGGTGGTGGCCGCCCATGGATGGGACCGATGGACTCGACGCGCGCGCGCGAGCTGTACGTCAGCCGCGATCCGGGTGATTTGCGCGGCTGTTCGCCACAGCAGTGCGAACGCGACATCGAGCGCAAACGTGTCAACGACAGTATCTACACCGCGCACGCGCCGGGCAATTACGAGTTTCAGAAAATCAAATACAAGAGCCGGCCGGACGGGCTCGAGATCCCGGCGTATCTGTACTCGCCGATCAACAAGGGGTCGGCGAAGCATCCCGTGCTCGTCTGGGTGCATCAGGGGCTGCACGCCGATTGGGATCTCGACGTCTTTCCGTGGGTGATCGAAGCGGTGAAGCAGGGGTACGTCGTGCTGGCTCCGGACTATCGCGGCAGCACGGGCTATGGCGACGAGTGGATGCGGAAGATCGATTACGGCGGCAAGGAGGTGGACGACGTCCTCTCGTCGGTCGACTACCTCGCGACGCTGCCGTACGTGGACATGAAGCGGCTGGGCATCATCGGGTTCAGCCACGGCGGGTTCATCACGGCGCACATCCTCTTTCGCGCCGACAATCCGTTCAAGGCCGGCGCGGCGATGGTGCCTGTGACGAATCTGATATTCAGACTCTCTGATCACGGCCCGGGTTATGCCCGCGACTATGCGGCCGAGGAAGGCATTCACGGCATGCCCTGGGAGTCGGGCTGCGGCGAGCAGCACGACCGCAGCTGCATCGACGTGTACATGGAGCGGTCGCCCGTCTTTCACGTCGAGAATCTCAAGGTGCCGATCCTCGTGCACGTGGCGACCAACGACTGCGACGTGTTCTTCCGCGAAAACCAGCAGATGGTGTACACGCTCCGCGCGCTCAAGCCGGAGCTGGCGGAGACGAAGATCTACGTGAATCCGCCGCCCGGGCGCTCAGGCTGCGGCCACACGTTCAGCCGCCGCGTGAATCCCGAGACGCTTGCGCGTGACGACTCGCCCGAACAGATCGATTCGTGGAATCGGGTGTGGGGGTTTTTTAGGAGAAATTTGAAATAG
- a CDS encoding glycoside hydrolase domain-containing protein, with protein sequence MIRRAATVGTSRTIRIFVSAAFAFAAACGASTTEPARDTTKSTVADVAAKVAQAAAAVTGQDAPIANNYEKGHYVGFDTHTYPGTATMKTWKNTPGSPYSWVGYYLPSPCHDDKSWTGKRDTLVAMGWGMAVVYVGEQTWGKTPRPLTAAQADAQRKKSDCSTDLVSAAEGTLNADDATAKTKAEGFPPGAVVFLDLERMETIPDAMRAYYRAWTARMLANGVYVPGFYAHEHNAQSIYDDVMQDFKAAGRTDEPRFWIAGGKGFDTGRAPQDVGYAFAGMWQGVIDVARSVANIKLPVDVNVGAWASPSESGTATQ encoded by the coding sequence ATGATCCGTCGCGCAGCCACGGTGGGAACGAGCAGGACCATACGAATCTTCGTTTCAGCCGCCTTCGCGTTTGCGGCGGCCTGCGGAGCAAGCACAACGGAGCCGGCTCGCGATACGACGAAGTCGACCGTCGCCGACGTCGCCGCCAAAGTCGCGCAGGCGGCCGCGGCCGTGACCGGCCAGGATGCTCCGATCGCGAATAATTACGAGAAGGGGCACTACGTGGGCTTCGACACGCACACGTATCCCGGCACCGCCACGATGAAGACGTGGAAGAACACGCCGGGCTCGCCGTACTCATGGGTCGGCTACTATCTGCCCTCGCCGTGTCATGACGACAAATCGTGGACGGGCAAACGCGACACGCTCGTCGCGATGGGCTGGGGGATGGCCGTCGTCTACGTCGGCGAGCAAACGTGGGGCAAGACGCCGCGCCCGCTGACGGCCGCGCAGGCCGATGCGCAGCGGAAGAAGAGCGACTGCTCGACGGATCTCGTGAGCGCCGCCGAGGGAACGTTGAACGCGGATGACGCGACCGCGAAGACGAAGGCCGAGGGATTTCCGCCGGGCGCCGTCGTGTTTCTCGACTTGGAGCGGATGGAGACGATTCCCGACGCGATGCGCGCGTACTATCGCGCATGGACGGCGCGCATGCTCGCGAACGGCGTGTATGTGCCGGGCTTCTACGCGCACGAGCACAACGCGCAGTCGATTTACGACGACGTCATGCAGGACTTCAAGGCGGCGGGCCGCACCGACGAGCCGCGCTTCTGGATCGCGGGCGGCAAGGGCTTCGATACGGGCCGCGCACCGCAGGACGTGGGCTACGCGTTCGCCGGCATGTGGCAGGGCGTGATCGACGTGGCGCGCAGCGTCGCGAACATCAAGCTGCCGGTCGACGTGAACGTCGGCGCCTGGGCATCGCCATCGGAGTCGGGCACGGCGACGCAGTAA